The sequence ATCGACCGCGAGATGGCGATGCTGCTCCAGAACTACGATGAAAGCGGCATGAAGGAGAGCACCGAACTCTACGAACAGGTGACCGCGCCGGATGGCAAGGGCATCGACGGAGGCCCGCCCCCCGCCGGTCCACCGCCGTGGGCGGAAGCCGCGGAACTGCGCGAACTGGCGATGCGCCACGCGATCAACGGTCGCATCTTCGGCAACACCCAGGGCTTCGACATGAAGGAGGGAGAACGCGTGCGCTGGTATCTCTTCGCCCTCGGCAATGAAGCGGACGTCCACACCGCCCATTGGCACGGTGCCCGCTTGCGCGGACCGGGCGGGCACATGACCGACGTGGTGGAGCTCATGCCCGGCACCATGAAGGTGGCGGACATGGTGGCGGACAATCCCGGCAGTTGGATGATCCACTGCCACGTGGGCGAGCACATGATGGAAGGCATGTACGGCCACTACCAGGTGCTCAAGAAGGACGGCCCCGCCATCGAGGCAGCCCCCTTCTTCGGCCTCCTGAAGGAAAACCAGAGCGTCGAGTGGATCTCGGCCGAAGGCAAACTCGACCCCGCCAATCCGTCCCTGAAACTGCGCGCCACCCTCACCGCCTACGCCAATCTCCCGCTGTGGAATACCCGGCTCGGCCTCACCCTCGGCGAGCGCAAGGCCGGCACCCGCCTCGACCGCAGCGGTGCCGGCGCGAACAACGGCGTGAAGTTCAAGGTCCTCAATGGCGATCCCTCCGGCCTGGTGCAGAGCGACAAGCTGGACGTCGAAATCACCTTCGAATCGAAGGAATGGGGCGATGATTTCAAAAAGCGGATGGAAGACAAATCCCCGCAACCACTTCCCGTGAAACTCTCACTCGACGATACTGTGCACGAGGTTCCGCTCTCCATTGAGATCAAGGACCAGGCGCTACGACTCAAGGCGCTTCATTGATCCCACATCCCGGATCCCGTGCCTCCGGCCGGACTCGAACCGGCACGCCCTTGCGGGCAACGGATTTTAAGTCCGCAGCGTCTACCATTCCACCACGGAGGCGTGGGATTCCCGGCGCGGGCCGGTCAGGTGACGGGGACGCTAGCGGTCCGGCCTCCGGGCGTCCAGAGGCGAACCGCGCGGACATGAAGATTCCCGGTTACCTCAACCGCGCCTCGGGAATCACGAGCGTCTGCACCGACTTCTCCGGCATCGGAAAGGACAGCACGGAACCCGCCAACGGCACCTGCGGCAGCACTTGATAGCGCGCTTGTCCCTCCGGCTGGGTGAGCCACACATCCGCCTTCCGCCCCACCGCCGCGAATTTCGAAAGATCCACGCGAACGGTCCGCGCCTGGGAGTTGTCATTGAGGCAAACCAGCGTGAGACGGCTCTGATTGGCCTCGTAAGCAGCCACCACCGACTCGTCCCCGGTGGTGAGAATGACAGCCCCCTCCGGAATGCCACGCGTGTAATGCGCCAGCACCTGCCACTTCGGGTTCACCTGGACCATGCGTGCCCGCCGCAGATCCCCCGCGATGAGCCCCCAGCCGCCGCCATCCACCACCTGCCAATACGACCACGACACCGGCTTCAAGTGGGACACGTCGCGATGGAGATTGCGGGCCATGTTCAGCCCGGTCGGATCGCCATCGCCATATTCCGAGTTCCACACCACCTTGCCATCGGCCTCGGCCAGGCGATGGAGTTCCGCCCGGTTGCCCTTCGCTTCCTGATACCCGTGCACGTTCAGGTGGCTGACGAGGTTCTTCACCGCTGGCGTGAAACTCCGCCACGTTTCGATCGCATGATCGTAGTAGGTCTCCTCCGAGGCCGTAATGGGCAACGACTTCAAGCCGCGGCGGTCCAATTCCTCCCGCACCAGCGGGAGGATCCGGGCCTGCGCGGGCGCGGACACATGGCAGCCCTCCTGCTTGCAATCGGCGAACCACCAGTCCGAGCGGGGCTCATTGAAGGGCGCCACCGAGGTGAACGTGATCCCCCAATGGTCCGCGGCGCGGCGGGCGACGGTCGCCAGATAGATCGCGAAATCCCGCTCATGGGCCACGGCGAGGTTGTCGTCCGTGGGCTTTGGACCGCCGGAGGGATTGTCGTTCTTCGTCATCCACCACATCGGCGAGTTGGAGAACAACTCGAAGTGCTTCACTCCCCGCTCCTTCGCTTTCCCCAGCATCAGGCGTTGGTTGGCATCCACCGACCAGTTCCAGGATGACGACTCCGGATCGGAACTGCGGCCATCCAGCCAGAATCCTTCCATCTGGCGGTAGCGGTGGATGATCTTGGAAGCGACCATCTTCCGTCCATCGATCTCGTTCCAACTGCATGCCCCGGCGTTGTAGCGGACGAAATTCAGCCCGAGCCCGGGAACCAGCCCCGGCCCCACCTTCACAGCCTTGGTCGTGAAAAGCGCGTCGGCCAGATCGTCCCGATCGCCGAAGACCCCGGCCCACCAGGCAAGCGAAACACCCCAGCCCTGCCAGTTGCCCTGTCGTGCCGCCGGATCGATCGTCACCACTCCGGAACCGGACTCCGCGGCGGATGACACAACCGGCAGAGCCACAAGACCGAAGCAGAGAAGAATGGAAGAGAAGCGGATCATCGTTCGGCCTTTGGGTCCGGAAACAACGATTCAACCCCGCTCCACGTTTCGCGGATCAGCCAAAATGCCGATATTGTGGTTTTCCTTGGGTTTCATCCTTCACCGATAAAATCGGCCCCCTCCCACGGGTGGAGGGGGCCGATTCATTGCATCGTACCCGGGAAAGCCGTGTCGCGCGCGAGTCAAAGCGCCTTCATAAGGGAAGGGCGGCAATCCACGGCGAAACCCGACACCGGCGTATGACTTTATCGGCAGGACTGCCCTATTCCCCTACGGGAGCCGCCAGATGGCGGCTCAGATTCTCCAGCTCGTCCCGTGCCCGCGCACGAAGACCCGCATCGGTGAATCCGTCCGCCCAACGACCTGCCGCGGCGGGATCCCGGAGACCCCATTGGTGCAGGACCGCCATGGCGGCCTCGCCCTGCAATGGCCCCGGCTCAAGCCCCGCCACCAGGCCTGCCGCCGCCATCGGGTCCGATTTCGCCACGACAAACGATGCCCTGGCCAGAATGCGATCCCGCCAGAGGCCCGGAGGCTGATCCCGGCCCCATTCCACCACGGCCTCCGGCTCCCGGGCCGCCCACTGCATCGCCAGGTTTTCCAACAGGCTATCTCCCCCCGCTTCATCGGCATGATGGGCCACGGCGCGCTCGATCGCTACACGGGGGTCCCGTTCCGCCACGGCATAACAAACCACGGAGCGGGTGGAGCGGCGTTCACCGGAATCCTCCAGCCCAGCGCTCCAGGCCAAGGCGTCATCGGGCGCTTTCACCGCCCACCCGCGGAGCAGATCCCGCATCAAGGCGGTTCTCTCCTCCCCTGCCACGAGCCCACGGGCAAACGCCATGGCCCCCTGCGGATCGGCATCGATCCAGCGGGACGCCAGTCTCCGCCGCGCTGCGGCCGCCGCCACGGAATGCCTATCCGCCATGATACGCCGGTATTCCAACTCCGGTGCAAACCGTACTTGGACCCGTCCACCCGGAACACGGCCCTCCGGAACGGTAAAGCCGCTTCCCTTTCCCGAGGTGAAAAGAGCTGCCCACACGCAAAGCGATGCAACTCCGGCGAGCGGGACCAACATGATCAGGCGTTTCATCTCCAGAAGAAAAGCCGCGCCCCGGATGAGGCGCGGCGGTGGATAAGTAGTGGATTCAAGGAGCGATGGAGATCAGCCATTGCTGGTTGGTTCCGCCGGTGTAGTTCCATTGGATCACGGACGCGCCATCGGCGGTGCTGGCACCGCTCACGTCCGCGGCCTTGCCGGTGGCGTGCATCGGGGTGAGGCGGTAGAACCCGTCGCCCGCCGGGGTCACCGTCCACTTCTGGTTGTTGCCGCCATTCCACGGCCAGATGTCGATCGCGGGCCCGTCACCGGTTCCATTCCCCATCACCTCGAGCGCCTTGCCACTGGCCACACCCAGGATTTGATACTGGCCATTGCCCTGATCGGTAAATGTCCACTTCTGGTCGCTGCCGCCATCATAGCCCCACTGGACCGCCGGGGTGCCATCGGCCGTGGAACCGCCGTTCACATCGAGCGCCTTGTTGCTTTTCCGGTTGAACAACCGGTAGGTGCCGTTCGGAACGGTGCGGCCCTGGTTGGTTTCCAACGCGATCTCGCCGACCTGCAAACCGGTGGCATCACCGTTGTTCGCGGTGACGTTGAGGCGGTAGTAGCGGTAGGCGGTGGTGTTGGTGAAGTCGAATGACTTCGTCTGGTAGCGGTAGGTGAAGCTCTGGCCGCTCCGCGTATCCAGCGTGGTCCATGTGGTGCCATTGTTGGAACCCTGGAATTGCCAGGCCGCCGGATCACGCCCCGCGACATCGCCCGCGCTGGTGATGCCATAACGCTTCACCGTTTGCGCGAGGCTCGCTCCGAAGTCGTATTGCACCCAGCCGGTGGTGCCCGCATTGCCATTGAACCACTTCGAGCCCGGATTGCCGTCGAACGCCTTCGCCGCGCCCTCGGTGCCGGAACCACCGTTGGCACTCGCGGTCGCGGAGCCATTGACGGCGACGTTGGTCATGGCGGCGATCGGAAGCGCGGCGTCCTGCGGGGAATTCGAGCTGTCCCCCGCGGCATTGGCCGCGGTGACGACATAGTAGTAGGTCGTTCCATTGGCCGCCGTGGTGTCGATGTAGGCCGTATTGCCCACCGTGGCCAGGGTGGTGTATCCGCTGCCGCTGGTGGTCGAGCGCTTCACCTTGTAGCTGGTGGCTCCAAAGGACTCGGTCCAACGCACGGTGACCTGATTGTGGCCGGGAGAGGTCACGATCGCCGAAGGTGACGCCGGCGTGACCGCGCCCTGCCCGCCATCCCCGCCGGTCATGCAGACGTTGGTGAACGTCGAGGTGCTGGAGGCGCCGGTGACCTGCGAGGTGCCGAAAAGGCCGGCATACACCGTGGATGGCATCCCCGAGAAATCCGCCGTGCCCGCGGGACTCCAACAACCACCGTCCTTCGAAACGAAGGTCTGGATGCGGTTTCCGACACGCTCCATTTTCACCCAATACGGCAACGACTGCACGGCGAAGGACAGCGAGGCGGCATTGCTGCCATAGGGCAGGGTCGTGTAACCGCGCATCCCGCGCTCGTAGGTGCTGTTGGGCGTGATCGCGACAAATACCTGCCGCGCCGCGGTGCCGGTGGCCACGTCACGCAGCAGGATGCCCGCCTTCGCGCTGGTGCTGCCGACATTCGCCACCGAGGTGACCTTCGCCAGCAGTGTGAAGTCACCCGTGACCGCGCGGTAGCTGAAGTGGACCGAGGGAGCGCTCGATCCCCAGATATCCACCCCGTTGTAACCGCCGCCAAGCGTCCAAGTCCCGCCACTGTATGAACCGCTGCCCGCGGGCGTGCTGCCGTTGAGATCGGCATTGGTGAGACCGTTCGTCACCGTCGCCACCGCGGGGTAGACGGGTAACGTCGGCGGCGTGGCGGTGGAGGAATCGGCGCTCTTCAGAAAAAGGAAGCTGTTGCCATCTTCCGTCTGATCCACCCGGTAACGCTGGATCCACGGTGCGCTGATCCCCTTCCGCACGGCATAGGCTCCGTGCAGGAGGTTCAGGGCTCTGCGTCCCTGCACCGTGGAACGCGGCGCGCCGCTGATGCTCGGGAACGTGCCCCAGAACGGCGCGCCGAAACTCACGAAACCCGGCGCGGTATCCGGCAGGTTATAGCGCGCATAGTATTCCCCCGCCGCGAGGATGCGGTTGTCCATGATCGAAAACACGTCGATCCCTTGCTTCCAGAGGATCTCCCCGATGAACGCGAGGTTGTTGACGAATAGCGAGGTGTGTCCCTGATCGCGCCCGGTGTCGCCGACCTGACCATTGGGAAGGGTGTCCCGCAACCCGGCGTCCCCATCCCTGAGAAGCGCCGACACCACCTGATCCAGCTTCGTTTGGTCATCGTTGAACACCGCGATCGCCGTGGCCGCCAGCAGCGGCTCCATGCCCTGCGAGCCCGTGGTCAGCGGTCCCGGCAGCGAAAGATTGGGCCAATACACATTGGAAAAAAAGTTCTGCACCGTGGTGGTATCACTGGCCGTCCAGCCGGGCCAGGTTCCGCGCAGGATGTCCGCCCCGCCCACGTAACAATAGGCGTAGTCGCCGATATCGAAGGAGCTCTCCACCCCGGTGAATGCCGTCTGGGTGGTGGCCCACGCCAGCAGGATGTCATGCGCCTTTTGCGCGTAGGCATTGTTTCCGGTGAACTGCCACATCAGGGACAGGTTGAAGATCGCCTGCATGTCGTTCTTCCACGCCCCTTCATTCGCATAGGATCCCGCGTCATTCCGGCTCACCGTCGCGAACGGTCCCTGCATCGTGTAGCTGGCGGAGGAACGGCCATCCGCCTGCAAGGCCGCGTAACCGGACTTCCACGGTTCGGTGTTCAGATTCGCCTTGAGGGTATTCAGGTCATCCACGGTCAGCGGGATACCGGGATGGGTGAAGGCATCGGCGGTGGTGATACCGGCCCCGGCCAATGGCCAGGCGACAGCGGCAAGCGTCCTCACGGACGCCAGGAGGCGTTTTTTCATGTTCTGGGTTTTGGGTTGGGTTTGGGGAGAGCCACCAGGCGGTCACCCTCCACCACCTTGCCGGAGGAAAAGGCTCCACTCCGTCAACATGGCATCTAACACCTGCCCAATGGCCCTCGCCGAAACCACCGCCCCGGCAGGCACACTGGTAAATGCCGTCTTCACCCATGCCCGGCCGGTCTTCCGGAAACCGAGCCCTTCAAAAAATTGGATGAAACAATTACCCTCCCGGATTCGTTTTGAGGGATGGTCTTCCATCCGACCGGTCCATGATGAATCCCGTCCTTCGCTCCGTGCGACGATGCGCCTTGAGCCTCGCCGCCCTCCTGTTGGGAACACCCGCGTATTCCGTGGAACCCGCGCACAAGCCCAACCTCGTCATCTTCATCTCGGACGACCACACGGCGGGCGACTCCACGGTTTATGGCTCCAAGGACATCGCAACGCCGAACATGTCGCGTCTCGCCGCCGAAGGCATGACCTTCGACCGCGCCTTCGCCGCGTCCCCCACCTGTGCGCCCAGCCGTGCGGCGATGCTCACCGGCCTCATGCCCGCCCGCAACGGTTCCGAGGCGAACCATTCGGCTCCCAAGCCGGAGATCAAGAAGCTCCCCGCCTACCTGAAGGAACTCGGCTACGAGGTGGTCGCCTTCGGCAAGGTCGGGCACTACCAACAAACGAAGGACTACGGTTTCGACCTCAGCGAGCACAACGGATTCCACGACGATGTCGCCGTGCCCGAGGCGCTGAAATGGCTGGAAGCGCGGAAGAGCGACAAGCCGCTCTGCCTCTTCGTCGGCACCAACTGGCCGCACGTGCCGTGGCCCGACACACCCGAAGGCCACGAGCCAAAGGACGTCAACATCCCTCCGAACCACGTGGACACCCCCGCCACCCATCAGGCACGGGCGCGCTATTACGCGGCAATCACCCGCATGGACAACGAGCTGGGGCAGGTGCACGACCTCGCCCGCAGGAAATTCGGGGACGATCTGTGTTTCCTGCACTTCTCCGATCAGGGGGCGCAATGGCCCTTCGGCAAATGGACGCTCTACGACGAAGGCATCCGTGTTCCCATGATCGCCGTGTGGCCGGGCCATGCCAAGGCCGGCTCCCGCAGCAACGCGTTGGTCTCGCCGGTGGACGTGCTGCCGACCTTGGTCGACGTGGCCGGAGGCAAGCCACCGGAGACCATCGATGGCCGCTCGTTCGCCGGAGTCCTCACCGGAAAGACGCAGGATCTCCGCGAGCGGGTCTACGTCACCCACAGCGGCGACGGCGATTTCAATGTCTATCCGGACCGCTGCGTGCGTGACGGGCGTTGGAAGTACATCCTCAACCTCCATCCCGAGTTCAAGTTCACCAGCCATATCACCAAGGCCGGGGAAGCCGGTTCGAAATACTGGGAGAGCTGGATGAAGAAAGCCCAGGATAACCCGGTGGCGGCCGCCAAGGTGGAGCGATATCAACGGCGTCCGAAGGAGGAGCTTTACGATCTCCAAGGGGATCCGCTCGAGCTGCACAACCTGGCGGAGGAACCGGCCCAAGCCGACCGGCTTTCCTCCATGCGCGCCGATCTGGAACGGTGGATGAACGAACAGGGCGACCAGCGCACGGTCTTCGGGAAGCCGACCCTGTTGGAGGCAAAGTGACTCAAACGGGCTGCCTGGCAGGCGCGACGATCGCTCCCGCCATTTGCCCATCCGAGTGAAGAATCGCCAAGTTGTAGCAATCCACGACATCCACCCCAGTCACCGCTGCACGAGCTGGATCGCTGGTTAGTCGACGAGGTGATCTTGGGGGCAGGGGCTCATCAGGGAAAGCGCCAAACCGTGGTTGCAAGCCTGGCCAGTCTTTTCTGGCGCTCATTGATCGCCGCCGGAGTCCATTCATCCAAGCTACCGAGTTCTTCAGTCAGCCCATACTGGCTCGTTTCGAAAATAGCCGTTTTATCGGCGAACGGCTGTTGCCCGATTTTTTTGTTCTTCCCGTATTCCAAAAGGGCGTAATTACCGAGCCGCTCCACATAACGGTCGTGTTCGACCTCGGAAAAAATCGTCGCCCAATGATCATCTAGGCTATCAGGAAGGATGTGCTCGATTGTTGCGTTCGCGCTGCTCCAGCTCAGATCCTGACCGGAGTTCTGTCGCTCAAGTTCACAGAGAATATACCGGATAATCTTCTTTCCCTTGCTGTTGACGGACTGCCGAAAAACCTCGAAATCCGCCCGAAACTGGTCGTCGTCCACATAGACCGCGTGCAGTAATCCACGAACCTCCGACGCCTTGGTCACGCTTCCATTTTGCAACCCGAGGGCGGCTTCGTTGAAACGCTTCTCCAATTCGTGTGTTCCTAGCCGACTGATTACATTGAAACGGAACGAGAGAGTCACACAGTCTTTGAGAACCTTTACCCCTTCATCGCCCCCAAGCTTTCGAAACGCAGCCAACGCAAGCGGCTTGTATTGACTCACGCCAAACAACACCAAAGCGCGAACCTGTTCCGTCGCGCCGGGGAAATCGAGCCAAAACTCGTCTTCAGCGTCGCCAAGCGCACGATAGCATACTGAAGCCCGTTCCAAATCCTTAACCAGTTCCATCGCACCCTCCGCCGAAGAAACCTCCTCACGGATTCTGCGGAAAAGTCTCTCCTGCCGGACAAATCGATAAAGCGAGTTGAAATAGTGCCTCAAAAACTCCGGCAGCCGCCGCACGCCGATCTGGCCAGTCACCCTCTGCCAGCGCTTGAGCACATGTTCGAGATCTCCCTTGCCCTTTTTGGACACGAGCGACATCAGGTAGTTTTTGATCAGATCGCTGGCCGTAAGTTCCAGTCCGCGCGCATTGAGTGTCTCAAAAACCGTGTAGGCTCCCATATCGTCCTCAACGACGACCTGAATGAAAAGCAGCCGCACTGATACCAGCGCATCGATCCACTCCGCCAATTGCTGCCCGCTGTAATCCGAAAGCTCCTCACCGATGCGTTTGGAGAAATATTTGAATGCTCCCCACAGCTGCTTTTCGGAATCACCCAGCGAACGCTCGCTGACCGGCTTCTCAAGCTGCACCAGCGTGCCTTGATAAAAATCATCGTCGTTCCGGTTAAGCGTGAGTTTGCTCGCCTCCACCAGCGAACCGGGTTGCTTGGCTCCAATGAAGCTGCCCCGCAACAACGTCGCCCGCTCCCTGTTTGCGTCCGGCTCCACTCCAGCATCTGCGAGTTCCCTCAACCTGGCGATCACGCAAAGAATGAGAATGCTCAAGGTCGCGATCCGCTGCTGGCCATCGATGATGGTGTATTCCTCCGGATTCTCGTTCTGCATCAGAACCAGCGATCCCATATAATGCTGCAATGATCGCTTGGCCGTGAGATCCTGCAAATCCAGCCACAGATCCTCCCAATGCTCCTCCTTCCATGAGTAGTCCCGTTGAAACGACGGCACCCGGTAAGATCGCCCATTCCCAAGCAGGTTCTTGAGGTTCGGGGTGCTGGTGGCGAGAAGATTTGAGGCAGCCATCGCGTTGGGCCTGAACTTAGTGGAAAAATGGTAGGTTGCCAGTCTCGGAATCAACGACCTCAAACTCAGCGTTTTCGGAAGCTGAGGCGGCCTTTCCTTGCAAGGGTGGGCGGAATCCGAAGCACGCATAGCCCCCTGTAGCAGCCCCCAAAGTATCAAGCTCCATTGCCGAGAAAAAGGCGAAGGCCCTGATTCGTTGAGAATCAGGGC comes from Luteolibacter sp. LG18 and encodes:
- a CDS encoding multicopper oxidase domain-containing protein; this translates as MSRRSPALLLLTAAALILTALPARACPWCQVNPVMKPTVFEGDPDPGGKYFGRTPDPARVRHYYLAAEPEIWNYLPEGKDPVIGAKIPPQITANPSYPKMRYRQYTDATFTTRSLPDDRLGILGPVLRGMTGDYIVVTLLNRLSTPVSLHPHGVRYDKDSEGSSYLTERGLGAAIAPQARFTYVWYLDEASAPGPDEPSSKPWLYHSHVLGDEEINSGLSGFIVVTDAKRARPDGTPADIDREMAMLLQNYDESGMKESTELYEQVTAPDGKGIDGGPPPAGPPPWAEAAELRELAMRHAINGRIFGNTQGFDMKEGERVRWYLFALGNEADVHTAHWHGARLRGPGGHMTDVVELMPGTMKVADMVADNPGSWMIHCHVGEHMMEGMYGHYQVLKKDGPAIEAAPFFGLLKENQSVEWISAEGKLDPANPSLKLRATLTAYANLPLWNTRLGLTLGERKAGTRLDRSGAGANNGVKFKVLNGDPSGLVQSDKLDVEITFESKEWGDDFKKRMEDKSPQPLPVKLSLDDTVHEVPLSIEIKDQALRLKALH
- a CDS encoding sulfatase — its product is MMNPVLRSVRRCALSLAALLLGTPAYSVEPAHKPNLVIFISDDHTAGDSTVYGSKDIATPNMSRLAAEGMTFDRAFAASPTCAPSRAAMLTGLMPARNGSEANHSAPKPEIKKLPAYLKELGYEVVAFGKVGHYQQTKDYGFDLSEHNGFHDDVAVPEALKWLEARKSDKPLCLFVGTNWPHVPWPDTPEGHEPKDVNIPPNHVDTPATHQARARYYAAITRMDNELGQVHDLARRKFGDDLCFLHFSDQGAQWPFGKWTLYDEGIRVPMIAVWPGHAKAGSRSNALVSPVDVLPTLVDVAGGKPPETIDGRSFAGVLTGKTQDLRERVYVTHSGDGDFNVYPDRCVRDGRWKYILNLHPEFKFTSHITKAGEAGSKYWESWMKKAQDNPVAAAKVERYQRRPKEELYDLQGDPLELHNLAEEPAQADRLSSMRADLERWMNEQGDQRTVFGKPTLLEAK
- a CDS encoding glycoside hydrolase, with translation MIRFSSILLCFGLVALPVVSSAAESGSGVVTIDPAARQGNWQGWGVSLAWWAGVFGDRDDLADALFTTKAVKVGPGLVPGLGLNFVRYNAGACSWNEIDGRKMVASKIIHRYRQMEGFWLDGRSSDPESSSWNWSVDANQRLMLGKAKERGVKHFELFSNSPMWWMTKNDNPSGGPKPTDDNLAVAHERDFAIYLATVARRAADHWGITFTSVAPFNEPRSDWWFADCKQEGCHVSAPAQARILPLVREELDRRGLKSLPITASEETYYDHAIETWRSFTPAVKNLVSHLNVHGYQEAKGNRAELHRLAEADGKVVWNSEYGDGDPTGLNMARNLHRDVSHLKPVSWSYWQVVDGGGWGLIAGDLRRARMVQVNPKWQVLAHYTRGIPEGAVILTTGDESVVAAYEANQSRLTLVCLNDNSQARTVRVDLSKFAAVGRKADVWLTQPEGQARYQVLPQVPLAGSVLSFPMPEKSVQTLVIPEARLR
- a CDS encoding RICIN domain-containing protein, producing MKKRLLASVRTLAAVAWPLAGAGITTADAFTHPGIPLTVDDLNTLKANLNTEPWKSGYAALQADGRSSASYTMQGPFATVSRNDAGSYANEGAWKNDMQAIFNLSLMWQFTGNNAYAQKAHDILLAWATTQTAFTGVESSFDIGDYAYCYVGGADILRGTWPGWTASDTTTVQNFFSNVYWPNLSLPGPLTTGSQGMEPLLAATAIAVFNDDQTKLDQVVSALLRDGDAGLRDTLPNGQVGDTGRDQGHTSLFVNNLAFIGEILWKQGIDVFSIMDNRILAAGEYYARYNLPDTAPGFVSFGAPFWGTFPSISGAPRSTVQGRRALNLLHGAYAVRKGISAPWIQRYRVDQTEDGNSFLFLKSADSSTATPPTLPVYPAVATVTNGLTNADLNGSTPAGSGSYSGGTWTLGGGYNGVDIWGSSAPSVHFSYRAVTGDFTLLAKVTSVANVGSTSAKAGILLRDVATGTAARQVFVAITPNSTYERGMRGYTTLPYGSNAASLSFAVQSLPYWVKMERVGNRIQTFVSKDGGCWSPAGTADFSGMPSTVYAGLFGTSQVTGASSTSTFTNVCMTGGDGGQGAVTPASPSAIVTSPGHNQVTVRWTESFGATSYKVKRSTTSGSGYTTLATVGNTAYIDTTAANGTTYYYVVTAANAAGDSSNSPQDAALPIAAMTNVAVNGSATASANGGSGTEGAAKAFDGNPGSKWFNGNAGTTGWVQYDFGASLAQTVKRYGITSAGDVAGRDPAAWQFQGSNNGTTWTTLDTRSGQSFTYRYQTKSFDFTNTTAYRYYRLNVTANNGDATGLQVGEIALETNQGRTVPNGTYRLFNRKSNKALDVNGGSTADGTPAVQWGYDGGSDQKWTFTDQGNGQYQILGVASGKALEVMGNGTGDGPAIDIWPWNGGNNQKWTVTPAGDGFYRLTPMHATGKAADVSGASTADGASVIQWNYTGGTNQQWLISIAP
- a CDS encoding DUF262 domain-containing HNH endonuclease family protein; the encoded protein is MAASNLLATSTPNLKNLLGNGRSYRVPSFQRDYSWKEEHWEDLWLDLQDLTAKRSLQHYMGSLVLMQNENPEEYTIIDGQQRIATLSILILCVIARLRELADAGVEPDANRERATLLRGSFIGAKQPGSLVEASKLTLNRNDDDFYQGTLVQLEKPVSERSLGDSEKQLWGAFKYFSKRIGEELSDYSGQQLAEWIDALVSVRLLFIQVVVEDDMGAYTVFETLNARGLELTASDLIKNYLMSLVSKKGKGDLEHVLKRWQRVTGQIGVRRLPEFLRHYFNSLYRFVRQERLFRRIREEVSSAEGAMELVKDLERASVCYRALGDAEDEFWLDFPGATEQVRALVLFGVSQYKPLALAAFRKLGGDEGVKVLKDCVTLSFRFNVISRLGTHELEKRFNEAALGLQNGSVTKASEVRGLLHAVYVDDDQFRADFEVFRQSVNSKGKKIIRYILCELERQNSGQDLSWSSANATIEHILPDSLDDHWATIFSEVEHDRYVERLGNYALLEYGKNKKIGQQPFADKTAIFETSQYGLTEELGSLDEWTPAAINERQKRLARLATTVWRFP